One Oncorhynchus kisutch isolate 150728-3 linkage group LG13, Okis_V2, whole genome shotgun sequence DNA window includes the following coding sequences:
- the malt2 gene encoding mucosa-associated lymphoid tissue lymphoma translocation protein 1 homolog: MGDWNLSIGTLSEGAQSRLADMLDNAKCGWRQLANVVTEEPRFRCSENEMTSCSLQVLSPTGSPSRYLLERLSERSCTLGFLLHCLKKMEHHEAVQYLTANVMERFQITVQPQAQHATEGGRVVLVCKAIGPAAMGYQWFKGKEEVLGGSGPELVLCPLTPTHQGHYICRVNHGENFVFSQWAHVRIVRSAGSSTGVSSSFFPPSVSGVRIVRQPRPQVVAEGDSLCLDCFAEANPPPQYQWYHNKQPMPTGKISTLRILCVTTADRGMYSCRVFNLYHEVWSDQVHVKIDPGSSIDASWGEIDPAATPSPARQISKLYATDKVALLMGNMNYLHHRPLRAPMADVHEMTNLLRQLDFKVVSLLDLNWQEMHSAVTEFLLLLDRGVYGLLYFAGHGYENYGNSFMVPIDAPASYTSENCLWVQDVLQRMQERETSLNVFLLDMCRKRNLNDGVPPQPGQLKVTANIVFGYATCVDAEAFEVNKDDLSNGIFINFLKQRVMEDEKVTVMLDRVAEDMGRCEITRGRQALELRSNLSERRALTDRIQSSGCPETTSARNLQWAIAHVLPKSRNLQFDCGVTVQLGFAAEFSNIMIIYTRILENPKEIASCSAHLTDFTEGLDMDLKMSNQENLLDAGSLLPMEILLPAELPGLYTRLKGLQRLKKELTFTVCLQYKYTNLDEEVHERQTVTVGKPLVSKLNLHEPRLPRSYSASSSFDLHSFSHSSSFPEGFGPSFPASETSSIGSASTTWSYYSQPGVSATPSSPGKLNLPVEDDSPELFDSDAPQPLTTSKSLPHGQVEDLTYRFSNMHNFHSC, encoded by the exons ATGGGTGACTGGAATCTCAGCATTGGGACTTTGAGTGAAGGAGCTCAGAGCAGGTTAGCTGACATGCTGGATAATGCTAAATGTGGATGGAGACAACTTGCCAATGTTGTCACTGAGGAACCTCGATTCCGCTGCAG TGAGAATGAGATGACCAGCTGTTCGCTCCAGGTGCTCAGCCCGACAGGCAGCCCCAGCCGCTACCTCCTAGAGAGGCTATCTGAGCGCTCCTGCACCCTGGGCTTCCTGCTGCACTGCCTGAAGAAGATGGAGCACCATGAAGCTGTGCAGTACCTCACTGCTAACG tgatggAGCGGTTTCAGATCACAGTGCAGCCCCAGGCCCAGCATGCTACAGAGGGAGGCAGGGTTGTGCTGGTCTGTAAGGCCATTGGTCCTGCTGCTATGGGCTACCAGTGGTTCAAAGGAAAAGAAGAG GTGCTGGGTGGAAGTGGTCCAGAGCTGGTCCTTtgccctttaaccccaacccaccAGGGACACTACATCTGCCGGGTCAACCATGGAGAGAACTTCGTCTTCTCCCAGTGGGCACATGTCCGCATTGTCAGGTCAGCCGGGTCCAGCACAG gtgTCAGTAGCAGCTTCTTCCCCCCCTCAGTGAGTGGAGTGCGTATTGTTCGTCAGCCCCGGCCCCAGGTAGTAGCTGAGGGGGACTCCTTGTGTCTGGACTGCTTTGCTGAGGCCAACCCTCCTCCTCAGTACCAGTGGTACCACAATAAACAACCAATGCCAACAGGCAAGATAAGCACCCTGAGG atactgtgtgtgaccaCAGCAGATCGAGGAATGTACAGCTGCAGGGTGTTCAACCTGTACCATGAGGTGTGGAGCGACCAGGTCCATGTCAAAATAG ACCCTGGTTCCTCCATTGATGCCTCCTGGGGAGAAATAGACCCTG CTGCCACACCTAGCCCTGCCAGGCAGATAAGTAAATTATATG CCACGGACAAGGTGGCTCTTCTGATGGGCAACATGAACTACCTGCACCACAGGCCTCTGCGAGCGCCCATGGCTGACGTGCACGAGATGACCAACCTGCTGCGCCAGCTGGACTTCAAGGTGGTTTCTCTGCTGGACCTCAACTGGCAGGAGATGCACAGCGCTGTAACTGAGTTCCTACTGCTGCTCGACCGCGGCGTCTATG GGCTTCTGTACTTTGCGGGTCATGGTTATGAGAACTATGGGAACAGTTTCATGGTGCCCATTGATGCCCCAGCTTCTTATACCTCAGAGAACTGCCTGTGGGTGCAGGATGTGCTACAGCGGATGCAGGAGCGAGAGACGAGCCTCAATGTATTTCTATTGGACATGTGTCGCAAAAG AAACTTGAACGACGGCGTCCCTCCACAGCCAGGGCAACTGAAAGTGACCGCAAACATAGTGTTTGGTTATGCCAC GTGTGTGGATGCAGAGGCCTTTGAGGTGAACAAAGACGACCTGTCCAATGGAATCTTCATCAATTTCCTCAAACAGAGAGTCATGGAGGACGAGAAGGTCACTGTCATGCTGGACAGGGTGGCCGAAG ACATGGGTCGGTGTGAGATCACACGAGGGCGTCAGGCTCTAGAGTTACGCAGTAATCTTTCTGAGCGGCGTGCTCTCACTGACCGCATCCAGAGCTCCGGCTGCCCGGAGACCACCTCGGCACGCAACCTGCAGTGGGCCATAGCACACG TTCTTCCAAAGAGCCGTAACCTTCAGTTTGACTGTGGTGTGACGGTGCAGCTGGGCTTCGCAGCAGAGTTCTCCAACATCATGATCATCTACACCCGAATATTGGAGAACCCCAAGGAAATTGCGTCCTGCTCGGCCCATCTCACAGACTTCACTGAG GGTTTGGATATGGATCTGAAGATGAGTAATCAGGAGAACCTCCTAGATGCAGGGAGTTTACTGCCTATGGAGATCCTCCTGCCTGCAGAGCTTCCAGGCCTCTACACCCGCCTGAAGGGACTGCAGAGACTTAAG AAGGAGTTGACATTCACTGTGTGCCTTCAGTATAAGTATACAAACTTGGATGAGGAGGTCCATGAGAGGCAAACTGTCACTGTGGGCAAACCACTGGTATCCAAACTCAATCTCCACGAACCTCGGCTTCCCCGCTCCTACTCGGCCTCCTCCTCATTCGACCTTCACTCCTTCAGCCATTCCTCCTCCTTCCCAGAGGGCTTTGGGCCAAGTTTCCCTGCCTCAGAGACTTCCTCCATTGGCTCAGCCTCCACCACCTGGTCATATTACTCACAGCCAGGAGTGTCTGCCACCCCATCTTCCCCCGGGAAGTTAAATCTACCTGTGGAGGATGACAGTCCAGAGTTGTTTGATTCTGACGCCCCCCAGCCTCTCACCACAAGCAAAAGCCTGCCTCATGGTCAAGTAGAGGACCTCACATATCGGTTCAGTAACATGCACAACTTCCATTCATGTTAG
- the fam32a gene encoding protein FAM32A-like, with translation MSDQYATVQKGSLKLKGIGVVSAGKKKKKNKEKKHRLEQKINTNKNEEEETKSGYIDKRTPAQRAFVKMQEKRQMERILNKAEKTHKRRVEDFNHHLDTLTEHYDIPKVSWTK, from the exons ATGTCGGACCAATACGCAACCGTCCAGAAAGGTTCCCTGAAACTGAAAGGAATAGGCGTTGTTTCCGCCGGTAAAAA AAAAAAGAAGAACAAGGAGAAGAAGCATCGTTTGGAGCAGAaaattaatacaaataaaaatgaaGAGGAGGAAACCAAGAGTGGTTACATTGACAAAAGAACACCAGCTCAAAGGGCTTTTGTCAAGATGCAAGAGAAGAGG CAAATGGAGAGAATTTTGAACAAAGCAGAAAAAACTCACAAGCGGAGAGTTGAG GATTTCAACCATCACCTGGACACCCTGACAGAACATTACGATATTCCTAAAGTCAGCTGGACCAAATGA
- the LOC109902429 gene encoding AP-1 complex subunit mu-1 produces the protein MSASAVYVLDLKGKVLVCRNYRGDVDMSEIEHFMPILMDREEEGNLSPILAHGGVRFMWIKHNNLYLVATSKKNACVSLVFSFLYKIIQVFSEYFKELEEESIRDNFVIIYELMDELMDFGYPQTTDSKILQEYITQEGHKLDTGGPRPPATVTNAVSWRSEGIKYRKNEVFLDVIESVNLLVSANGNVLRSEIVGSIKMRVFLSGMPELRLGLNDKVLFENTGRGKSKSVELEDTKFHQCVRLSRFENDRTISFIPPDGEFELMSYRLNTHVKPLIWIESVIEKHSHSRIEYMIKAKSQFKRRSTANNVEIHIPVPTDADSPKFKTTVGSVKWIPENSEVVWSIKSFPGGKEYLMRAHFGLPSVEAEDKEGKPPISVKFEIPYFTTSGIQVRYLKIIEKSGYQALPWVRYITQNGDYQLRTQ, from the exons ATGTCAGCAAGTGCGGTGTATGTGTTAGATCTTAAAGGCAAG GTTCTGGTTTGTCGTAACTACAGAGGAGATGTGGACATGTCAGAGATTGAGCACTTTATGCCCATCCtcatggacagagaggaggagggcaaTTTATCCCCTATCCTGGCCCACGGAGGGGTCCGCTTCATGTGGATCAAACACAACAATCTGTACC TTGTAGCAACGTCTAAGAAAAATGCCTGTGTCTCCTTGGTCTTCTCTTTCCTCTACAAAATTATCCAG GTTTTCTCTGAGTATTTTAAAGAGTTGGAAGAGGAGAGTATCAGAGATAACTTTGTCATCATCTATGAGTTGATGGATGAGCTGATGGACTTTGGCTATCCTCAGACTACTGACAGCAAGATCCTTCAAGA GTACATCACCCAAGAGGGGCACAAGCTGGACACAGGGGGCCCACGCCCTCCTGCCACCGTCACCAACGCTGTGTCCTGGAGGTCAGAGGGCATCAAGTACAGGAAGAATGAAGTTTTCCTGGATGTCATCGAGTCTGTTAATCTTCTG GTCAGTGCGAACGGTAACGTGCTGCGCAGTGAGATCGTGGGCTCCATCAAGATGCGTGTGTTCTTGTCAGGGATGCCTGAGCTGCGTCTGGGCCTCAATGATAAAGTTCTGTTTGAGAACACTGGCC GAGGGAAGAGTAAATCAGTGGAGCTGGAGGACACGAAGTTCCACCAGTGTGTGCGTCTGTCTCGCTTTGAGAATGACCGTACCATCTCCTTCATTCCCCCCGATGGAGAATTTGAGCTCATGTCCTACCGCCTCAACACACAC GTGAAGCCCCTGATCTGGATAGAGTCGGTGATAGAGAAACACTCCCACAGCAGGATCGAGTACATGATCAAG GCCAAGAGTCAGTTCAAGAGGCGCTCCACTGCCAACAACGTGGAGATCCACATTCCAGTTCCCACAGACGCAGACTCGCCCAAGTTCAAGACCACGGTGGGCAGTGTCAAGTGGATCCCAGAGAACAGTGAGGTTGTCTGGTCCATCAAGTCATTCCCG GGGGGTAAAGAGTATCTGATGAGAGCCCACTTCGGTCTGCCAAGTGTGGAAGCAGAGGACAAGGAGGGGAAGCCCCCCATCAGTGTGAAGTTTGAGATCCCCTACTTCACTACCTCTGGCATCCAG